A single Biomphalaria glabrata chromosome 2, xgBioGlab47.1, whole genome shotgun sequence DNA region contains:
- the LOC106055843 gene encoding caspase-3-like, translating into MSTMEARDVTDALPSIRTRASTFPSVAPESDYNSDRYRMNYKNMGMAVIINNKNFHPRTGMNTRTGTDVDAANMKDLLKTIGFENVVTLNDLTAFQMIDHMRKVALLDHSENSCFVCVILTHGEEGYVFGTDDKVQVEQMVAPFKGHKCLSLAGKPKIFLIQACRGTELDPGVEVPDGMEIEMEEEVRRIPTEADFLMAYSVVPGYFAWRNSTRGSWFIQAVYDVIKTNWKTMDLLTMMTRVNKKVAYDFQSNANKEHMNNKKQIPCITSMLTKDVFFYQ; encoded by the exons ATGAGTACAATGGAAGCAAGAGATGTGACTGATGCTCTCCCTTCAATAAGGACACG AGCTTCTACTTTTCCCTCTGTTGCACCAGAATCAGACTATAACTCAGACAGATACAGAATGAACTACAAAAATATGGGTATGGCTGTGataatcaacaacaaaaatttcCATCCAAGAACTGGAATGAACACTAGAACTGGAACAGATGTGGATGCAGCTAATATGAAAGATCTGCTGAAAACTATAGGCTTTGAAAATGTTGTCACTTTGAATGACCTGACTGCATTCCAAATGATAGATCACATGAGAAAAG TTGCTTTGCTGGATCATTCAGAGAAtagttgttttgtgtgtgttattcTAACACATGGAGAAGAAGGGTATGTGTTTGGGACAGACGACAAGGTACAAGTGGAACAGATGGTTGCACCATTTAAAGGTCACAAATGTTTATCTCTGGCTGGAAaacctaaaatatttttaatacag GCATGTCGAGGTACAGAACTAGACCCAGGTGTAGAGGTACCAGATGGCATGGAAATAGAGATGGAAGAAGAGGTCAGAAGAATTCCAACAGAAGCAGATTTTTTAATGGCTTATTCTGTGGTGCCAg GGTATTTTGCCTGGAGAAATTCAACCAGAGGTTCATGGTTCATACAAGCTGTCTATGACGTCATTAAAACCAATTGGAAAACCATGGATCTCCTAACCATGATGACCAGAGTCAATAAAAAAGTAGCCTATGATTTCCAGTCCAACGCCAATAAAGAACACATGAATAATAAGAAACAGATTCCATGTATAACATCCATGCTAACAAAAGATGTCTTCTTCTACCAGTAA